From a single Rhizobium lusitanum genomic region:
- a CDS encoding outer membrane protein — MRTLIKTLMVSAFALGGINAAYAADAVEQIPQPPVAQDAAPAINNWSGFYIGGAGDWQKGEFHKRTGNAYGFGGQAFTGYNWQQGQIVYGVEADLGYSGLDASRNGLTAKNGVNGSVRGRLGYDFNPFMLYGTAGLAVGQNKLSDDTSSDSKTAVGYTVGAGAETFITSNVTARIEYRYTDYGKEKFGLDSGNFSRGYDEQSVKVGVGVKF, encoded by the coding sequence ATGCGTACTCTTATTAAGACCCTCATGGTCTCCGCTTTCGCTCTCGGCGGTATCAATGCAGCTTATGCAGCTGATGCCGTAGAGCAGATTCCGCAGCCGCCTGTTGCACAGGACGCGGCGCCGGCTATCAACAACTGGTCAGGTTTCTACATCGGTGGTGCAGGCGACTGGCAGAAGGGTGAATTCCACAAGCGCACTGGCAACGCCTATGGTTTCGGCGGCCAGGCCTTCACCGGTTACAACTGGCAGCAGGGCCAGATCGTATACGGCGTTGAAGCTGACCTCGGCTACTCCGGTTTGGACGCGAGCCGCAACGGCCTGACTGCCAAGAACGGCGTCAATGGCTCGGTTCGCGGCCGTCTCGGCTACGACTTCAACCCATTCATGCTGTACGGCACGGCCGGTCTGGCTGTCGGCCAGAACAAGCTTTCCGACGACACCTCGTCTGACAGCAAGACTGCTGTTGGCTACACGGTTGGTGCCGGTGCTGAAACCTTCATCACCAGCAACGTAACGGCTCGTATCGAATATCGTTACACCGACTACGGCAAGGAAAAGTTCGGTCTCGACTCTGGCAACTTTTCGCGCGGCTACGACGAGCAGAGCGTCAAGGTCGGTGTTGGCGTAAAGTTCTAA
- a CDS encoding RDD family protein has product MAKWLYGVGNGYLGPVEEDEIRALIHSGTVKGETLLWTSGADRWLRAQDVEEFASAFVQPQSLPTPPPLPNAPAVSIVENVNVPSPARPWPRFWARLIDNSIVLPVLGFALSFTSARYAPVLYFKIVEMNGAVWGFCLLPLAALVLALTMALTGTTPGKAILGIRVSASKNQGRLKFFLVREVKVWLAGLGLGIPIFGLFTQIYQYSQVTAGKPASYDQGGTDVVGKPSKFRVGVGILFALSLYCFLTYLQAEDLWANRNIHAARLWANPVNNRSAPIARMWQVQEVTTNSGRVFYFAANAQLAEALFGYEQLELDGLKNLTYANALQSTLAADISISSEWEPVIVYGYPALRAVGKSIRDNDTNVEITVAVTKRHAWRTLVFARGRPVEDLPGKNEFVQAVFSTAD; this is encoded by the coding sequence ATGGCGAAGTGGCTTTACGGGGTAGGGAACGGCTATCTGGGGCCGGTTGAAGAAGATGAGATACGCGCACTGATCCACTCGGGAACGGTGAAAGGCGAAACGCTGCTGTGGACATCTGGGGCGGATAGATGGTTACGTGCCCAGGACGTTGAGGAGTTTGCGAGCGCTTTCGTGCAGCCGCAATCTTTGCCGACACCGCCCCCGCTGCCAAACGCGCCGGCGGTATCCATAGTCGAAAACGTCAATGTACCGAGTCCTGCGCGCCCGTGGCCGCGTTTCTGGGCGAGATTAATCGACAATTCTATCGTGCTGCCGGTGCTTGGGTTTGCGCTTTCGTTTACAAGCGCGCGTTACGCTCCCGTTTTGTATTTCAAAATTGTAGAAATGAACGGTGCCGTCTGGGGGTTCTGTCTCTTGCCACTCGCAGCTTTAGTGCTTGCGCTGACAATGGCACTGACGGGGACAACGCCAGGCAAAGCAATATTGGGTATACGTGTGTCCGCCTCAAAGAACCAAGGTAGGTTAAAATTTTTTCTCGTTCGGGAGGTAAAGGTCTGGCTGGCAGGTCTCGGGCTTGGTATCCCAATCTTTGGATTGTTTACCCAGATCTACCAATACAGCCAAGTGACGGCCGGAAAACCAGCGAGCTATGATCAAGGCGGAACGGACGTCGTTGGAAAGCCGTCGAAATTCCGGGTTGGGGTAGGAATACTTTTCGCTTTGAGCCTGTACTGTTTCTTAACGTACCTGCAAGCCGAAGATCTATGGGCCAATCGCAATATTCACGCGGCCCGACTTTGGGCCAATCCCGTCAACAATCGCTCCGCCCCCATTGCCAGGATGTGGCAAGTGCAAGAGGTGACGACAAACAGTGGTCGTGTGTTTTATTTCGCGGCGAACGCGCAACTCGCAGAAGCGCTCTTTGGTTATGAACAGTTGGAGTTGGATGGACTTAAAAACCTTACCTATGCCAACGCCCTTCAGAGCACGCTCGCTGCGGATATTAGCATTAGCTCGGAGTGGGAGCCTGTGATCGTTTACGGATACCCTGCTCTTCGCGCCGTTGGTAAGAGTATCAGGGACAATGATACGAACGTGGAGATTACCGTTGCGGTTACCAAGAGGCATGCCTGGAGAACGCTTGTTTTCGCGCGCGGGCGTCCAGTAGAGGACTTGCCGGGTAAGAACGAATTTGTTCAAGCCGTATTCAGTACGGCTGATTGA
- a CDS encoding glutathione S-transferase: MKLLCSPTSPFSSKVRMAARHLGIEINEIRVDTNAGPNVLVDNNPLGKIPTLLTDDGEAIFDSRTIMQYFHRRKGKKLYPAKDSKRTEAEVLEALCDGANECLLAIVYERRLRDPDKQHQPWIDRQWTKVGRALTHLNAEPPKIGKRLHGGHFALASLLGYLQLRFEGEWEADHADLIAWVRKFEKHFPDYQAMKPQA, from the coding sequence ATGAAGCTGCTCTGCTCGCCCACCTCCCCTTTTTCCAGCAAGGTGCGGATGGCCGCGCGGCATCTCGGCATCGAGATCAACGAAATCCGCGTCGACACCAATGCTGGGCCGAACGTGCTGGTCGACAACAATCCGCTCGGCAAGATCCCGACACTATTGACGGATGACGGCGAAGCGATCTTCGACAGCCGCACCATCATGCAATATTTCCATCGACGGAAAGGCAAGAAGCTCTACCCTGCCAAGGATAGCAAGCGCACCGAAGCCGAGGTGCTGGAAGCGCTTTGCGATGGCGCCAACGAATGCCTCCTGGCGATCGTCTATGAACGCCGCCTGCGCGATCCGGACAAGCAGCATCAGCCCTGGATCGACCGGCAGTGGACGAAGGTCGGCCGCGCCCTCACCCATCTCAATGCCGAGCCGCCGAAGATCGGCAAGAGGCTGCATGGCGGGCACTTCGCCCTGGCATCCCTGCTCGGCTATCTGCAACTGCGGTTCGAAGGAGAATGGGAAGCGGATCACGCCGACCTGATCGCCTGGGTGCGCAAGTTCGAAAAACACTTCCCCGACTATCAGGCAATGAAGCCGCAGGCCTGA
- a CDS encoding 23S rRNA (adenine(2030)-N(6))-methyltransferase RlmJ — protein MNYRHIYHAGNFADVLKHAVLARLVRYMQNKDKAFRVLDTHAGIGLYDLSSEEAQKTGEWQDGIGRLLDAELVPQLADLLEPYLTAVRELNPDGGLQFYPGSPKLARMLFRPQDRLSAMELHPEDFQRLHRLFEGDHHARITELDGWLALGAHLPPKEKRGIVLVDPPFEEDGEYERLADGLAKAWRRFPGGTYCLWYPIKKDAPIKAFHEALQASEIPKILCAELTVKSDRGFTGLTGSGLIIVNPPFTLKDELHALLPALKDMLAQDRFASQRAFWLRGEH, from the coding sequence ATGAACTATCGGCATATCTACCACGCAGGCAATTTCGCCGATGTGCTCAAGCACGCGGTGCTCGCCCGGCTCGTCCGCTACATGCAGAACAAGGACAAGGCATTCCGTGTTCTGGATACCCATGCCGGCATCGGGCTCTACGATCTCTCTTCGGAGGAGGCGCAGAAGACCGGCGAATGGCAGGATGGTATCGGCCGGCTTCTCGACGCCGAACTCGTGCCACAGCTCGCCGATCTGCTGGAGCCCTATCTGACCGCCGTTCGCGAGCTCAATCCCGATGGCGGCCTGCAGTTCTATCCCGGCTCGCCGAAGCTCGCCCGCATGCTGTTCCGCCCGCAGGACCGGCTGTCGGCCATGGAGCTGCACCCCGAGGACTTCCAACGGCTGCACCGGCTGTTCGAGGGCGACCATCATGCACGCATCACCGAGCTCGACGGCTGGCTGGCGCTCGGCGCGCATCTGCCGCCGAAGGAAAAGCGCGGCATCGTGCTGGTCGACCCGCCTTTCGAGGAAGACGGCGAATATGAGCGACTGGCGGATGGCCTTGCCAAAGCCTGGCGCCGTTTTCCCGGCGGCACCTATTGCCTCTGGTATCCGATCAAGAAGGATGCGCCGATCAAAGCCTTCCACGAGGCGCTGCAGGCATCGGAGATCCCAAAGATCCTCTGTGCCGAACTGACGGTCAAAAGCGACCGCGGATTTACCGGGCTGACCGGCTCCGGCCTCATCATCGTCAACCCGCCCTTCACGCTGAAGGACGAGCTGCACGCGCTGCTGCCGGCGCTGAAAGATATGCTGGCGCAGGACCGTTTTGCCTCGCAACGGGCGTTCTGGCTGCGCGGCGAACACTGA
- a CDS encoding molybdopterin-containing oxidoreductase family protein produces MNIATPIPAKSKIGHTACPHDCPSTCALEIDLTEDGKVGRVRGARDHSYTAGVICAKVARYAERLYHPDRLMKPVRRAGAKGEGRWQELSWDDALDEIANAFIKAEVKDGSEAVWPYYYAGTMGLVQRDSINRLRHAKRYSGFFSSICTNPAWTGFTMATGTLRGPDPHEMGRTDCVVIWGTNAVATQVNVMTHAVKSRKERGAKIVVIDIYDNPTMKQADLALIVKPGTDAALACAVMHVAFRDGYADRAYMAKYADDPAGLEAHLKTKTPEWAAAITGLSVDEIEAFAKLVGTTKKTYFRLGYGFTRQRNGAVAMHAAASIATVLGSWLYEGGGAFHSNSDIFRMDSSELTGRSMLDQDIRMIDQSQIGRALTGDAVALRHRGPVTAMLIQNTNPVNIAPEQRLVKRGFARNDLFVAVHEQFMTDTAEMADIVIPATMFVEHDDIYRAGGQNHILLGPKLVEPPSTVRSNLFVIEELAKRLGVADRPGFGFSAREMVDRLLSDSDLPDYDYFLEHKWFDRQPAFEEAHFLNGFAHSDGRFRFRPDWVNQPAPNRPPDAVGLLGPHIELPEFPDQVDVIEVADEDHPFRLATSPARNFLNSSFAETKTSRQKEGRPEVMINPADATALDVIDGDLVQIGNVRGDIRIHARITTEVKPGVLIAEGLWPNKAHVDGEGINVLTGADPVAPYGGAAVHDNKVWLRKDVR; encoded by the coding sequence ATGAACATTGCGACCCCCATTCCAGCCAAATCCAAGATAGGCCACACAGCCTGTCCGCACGACTGTCCCTCCACCTGCGCCCTGGAGATCGATCTGACCGAGGATGGCAAGGTCGGTCGCGTACGCGGCGCGCGGGACCATTCCTATACGGCAGGCGTCATTTGCGCCAAGGTCGCTCGTTACGCCGAGCGGCTTTATCATCCCGATCGGCTGATGAAGCCTGTGCGCCGCGCTGGCGCCAAGGGCGAGGGGCGCTGGCAGGAACTCTCCTGGGACGACGCGCTGGACGAGATCGCCAATGCCTTCATCAAGGCCGAGGTGAAGGATGGCAGCGAAGCGGTCTGGCCCTACTACTACGCAGGCACCATGGGCCTCGTGCAGCGCGATTCGATAAATCGCCTGCGTCACGCCAAGCGCTATTCCGGCTTCTTCTCTTCGATCTGTACCAATCCCGCCTGGACCGGCTTTACCATGGCGACGGGCACGCTTCGTGGTCCGGATCCTCACGAAATGGGCCGTACCGACTGCGTTGTCATCTGGGGGACCAATGCGGTTGCTACCCAGGTCAATGTGATGACCCATGCGGTGAAGTCGCGAAAAGAGCGCGGCGCCAAGATCGTCGTCATCGATATCTACGACAACCCGACGATGAAGCAGGCCGACCTGGCGCTGATCGTCAAGCCGGGCACGGATGCGGCACTTGCCTGCGCCGTCATGCACGTCGCCTTCCGCGATGGTTATGCCGACCGTGCCTATATGGCAAAATATGCCGACGATCCCGCCGGTCTGGAAGCGCATCTGAAGACGAAGACACCGGAATGGGCGGCAGCGATTACCGGCCTGTCCGTGGATGAGATCGAAGCCTTCGCAAAGCTCGTCGGCACGACGAAGAAAACTTACTTTCGTCTCGGCTACGGCTTCACCCGCCAGCGCAACGGCGCCGTCGCCATGCACGCGGCGGCCTCGATCGCCACGGTGCTCGGCTCCTGGCTGTATGAGGGCGGCGGTGCCTTTCATTCCAACAGCGATATTTTTCGCATGGACAGCAGTGAGTTGACCGGCCGGTCGATGCTGGATCAGGATATCCGCATGATCGACCAGTCGCAGATCGGCCGGGCGCTCACAGGCGATGCCGTGGCGCTACGTCATCGCGGGCCGGTGACGGCCATGCTGATCCAGAACACCAATCCGGTGAACATCGCGCCAGAACAGCGGCTGGTGAAGCGCGGCTTTGCCCGCAACGATCTTTTCGTCGCAGTGCACGAGCAATTCATGACGGATACCGCCGAGATGGCCGATATCGTCATCCCGGCCACCATGTTCGTCGAGCATGACGATATCTACCGTGCCGGCGGCCAGAACCACATCCTGCTCGGCCCCAAGCTGGTCGAGCCGCCTTCGACGGTGCGCAGCAATCTCTTCGTCATCGAGGAGCTGGCGAAACGCCTTGGCGTCGCCGATCGTCCAGGCTTTGGTTTCTCCGCGCGCGAAATGGTCGACCGTCTCCTGTCGGATAGCGACCTGCCGGACTACGACTACTTCCTCGAGCACAAATGGTTCGACCGCCAGCCGGCTTTCGAGGAGGCGCACTTCCTCAACGGCTTCGCCCATTCCGACGGCAGGTTCCGTTTCCGTCCCGACTGGGTCAACCAGCCCGCTCCGAACCGCCCGCCGGACGCCGTTGGCCTGCTTGGCCCGCACATCGAACTGCCGGAATTTCCGGATCAGGTCGATGTCATCGAAGTTGCCGATGAGGATCACCCCTTCCGTCTCGCGACTTCGCCGGCGCGCAATTTCCTCAATTCGAGCTTTGCCGAAACCAAGACCTCACGCCAGAAGGAAGGCCGCCCGGAGGTGATGATCAATCCGGCGGACGCCACGGCGCTTGACGTTATCGATGGTGATCTCGTGCAGATCGGCAATGTCAGGGGCGATATCCGCATCCATGCGCGCATTACGACGGAAGTGAAACCCGGCGTGCTGATCGCCGAGGGGCTGTGGCCGAACAAGGCGCATGTGGACGGCGAGGGGATCAATGTGCTTACCGGCGCCGATCCCGTTGCGCCCTATGGAGGTGCTGCCGTTCACGACAACAAGGTCTGGCTGCGCAAGGATGTGAGATGA
- a CDS encoding NUDIX domain-containing protein, protein MTKFEKAKVEIVNETTLSDQWTRLSSYDIDYTDSAGETHRLKREIYHRTPAACILLYDPKRETVILVRQFRLPAYLTGFPAWMIEVPAGLLDGDHPEEAIRREAMEETGFRVRDIRFLFKTFTSPGAVTEIIHFFAAVVDTTDRVAEGGGLTDEHEDIEVLEVRLADAVAMIEAGEIYDAKTVMLLQWAALNKTSLG, encoded by the coding sequence ATGACGAAGTTCGAGAAAGCCAAGGTCGAGATCGTCAACGAGACGACGCTCTCGGATCAATGGACGCGGCTCAGCAGCTACGACATCGACTATACGGATTCCGCCGGCGAGACGCACCGGCTGAAGCGGGAGATCTATCACCGCACGCCGGCCGCCTGCATCCTGCTCTATGATCCCAAGCGCGAGACGGTCATCCTCGTGCGGCAGTTCCGCCTGCCGGCCTATCTCACCGGATTTCCCGCCTGGATGATCGAAGTCCCGGCCGGCTTACTCGATGGCGATCATCCGGAAGAAGCAATCCGCCGCGAGGCGATGGAGGAAACCGGTTTCCGCGTCCGCGATATCAGGTTTCTTTTCAAGACATTCACCTCGCCCGGCGCGGTCACCGAAATCATCCATTTCTTCGCCGCTGTTGTCGACACCACGGACCGTGTCGCCGAGGGCGGCGGCTTGACCGACGAACACGAGGATATCGAGGTGCTCGAAGTCCGTTTGGCCGATGCGGTGGCGATGATCGAAGCCGGCGAGATCTACGACGCCAAGACGGTCATGTTGTTGCAATGGGCCGCCTTGAACAAGACAAGCTTGGGGTAA
- a CDS encoding alpha-D-ribose 1-methylphosphonate 5-triphosphate diphosphatase, with amino-acid sequence MWLSNFTLVLPNEVVDQGSIRIEDGVIAEIRTERVANATFDGGGRLLMPGFVDLHGDMIEREIAPRPNATMPIDFGIHELDKKLAAAGVTTAYAAVSFATESVYGHVRSLETTSAVIKGISSLRDNLLIDHRVHARYEITNVGAAPTLERLLEDGVVDMVSLTDHTPGQGQYNNIEAYILSMSERRSMSREAAEQMVARRIAMRQDPDIERKLHDIVGLSLKHKLSLASHDDDSAEKVAEMHDLGVTISEFPVTLPAAEEAHRRGLWTLMGAPNALRGQSMSGNLSALDAAKAGLLGIIAADYHPAAFVPAIFKIAEVASGGLPAAVAMATANAARSAGLTDRGAIAIGQKADLVAVEHGAVHRIRTTFRNGRVVYSDGTLHPLMAMAA; translated from the coding sequence ATGTGGCTCAGCAATTTCACGCTCGTTCTTCCCAATGAGGTGGTCGATCAGGGTTCCATTCGCATCGAGGACGGCGTGATTGCCGAGATCCGCACCGAACGGGTGGCGAACGCGACTTTCGATGGTGGCGGACGGCTGCTGATGCCCGGCTTTGTCGATCTGCATGGCGATATGATCGAGCGCGAAATCGCGCCGCGCCCGAACGCGACGATGCCGATCGATTTCGGCATCCACGAACTCGACAAGAAGCTTGCGGCTGCCGGCGTCACCACCGCCTACGCAGCTGTCTCCTTCGCCACCGAAAGCGTCTATGGCCATGTGCGCTCGCTGGAGACCACCTCGGCGGTGATCAAGGGTATCAGCAGCCTGCGTGATAACCTGCTGATCGACCACCGCGTCCACGCCCGCTACGAGATCACCAATGTCGGCGCCGCGCCGACGCTGGAGCGGCTGCTGGAGGATGGCGTCGTCGACATGGTGTCGCTGACCGACCACACGCCGGGGCAGGGGCAATACAACAATATCGAGGCCTATATCCTAAGCATGTCCGAGCGCCGTTCCATGTCGCGAGAGGCGGCAGAGCAGATGGTGGCCCGTCGTATTGCCATGCGGCAGGATCCGGATATCGAGCGCAAGCTGCACGACATTGTCGGCCTGTCCTTGAAGCATAAGCTGTCGCTCGCATCGCATGATGATGACAGCGCCGAGAAGGTCGCCGAGATGCATGATCTCGGCGTCACGATCAGCGAGTTCCCTGTGACGCTGCCGGCCGCCGAAGAGGCGCACCGTCGCGGCCTCTGGACGCTGATGGGCGCACCGAACGCGCTGCGCGGTCAGTCCATGTCGGGCAATCTGAGTGCTCTCGATGCGGCGAAAGCGGGCCTGCTCGGCATCATCGCCGCCGATTACCACCCGGCCGCCTTCGTGCCGGCGATCTTCAAGATTGCCGAGGTTGCCAGCGGCGGACTGCCTGCGGCTGTTGCCATGGCGACGGCAAATGCCGCGCGCTCTGCCGGCCTGACGGATCGCGGCGCGATCGCCATCGGCCAGAAAGCCGATCTGGTAGCTGTCGAGCATGGTGCGGTTCATCGCATCCGCACCACTTTCCGCAACGGCCGCGTCGTTTATAGCGACGGCACGCTGCATCCGCTGATGGCCATGGCTGCCTGA
- the purN gene encoding phosphoribosylglycinamide formyltransferase has protein sequence MSLARKRVVVFISGSGSNMMALVKAAAASDYPAEIVAVISDKADAGGLAKAAAEGIATFAFMRKDFASKDAHEEAILAQLEALSPDIICLAGYMRLLTGRFIQSYEGRIINIHPSLLPLFPGLHTHQRAIDAGQRIAGCTVHFVTEGMDEGPVIGQAAVPVLTDDTADALATRVLTIEHRLYPQSLRLLAEGKVRMESGKAVTTAKAPAAAGQQILSLLGDVSRI, from the coding sequence ATGAGTTTGGCCCGCAAACGCGTCGTCGTCTTCATTTCGGGCAGCGGCTCCAACATGATGGCACTGGTCAAGGCGGCTGCGGCTTCAGACTACCCTGCCGAAATCGTCGCCGTCATTTCCGACAAGGCGGATGCAGGCGGGCTGGCGAAGGCCGCCGCCGAGGGCATTGCCACCTTCGCCTTCATGCGCAAGGATTTCGCCAGCAAGGACGCGCATGAGGAGGCCATCCTCGCGCAGCTCGAGGCGCTGTCGCCCGACATCATCTGCCTTGCCGGCTACATGCGTCTGCTCACCGGCCGCTTCATCCAGAGCTACGAAGGCCGGATCATCAACATCCATCCTTCGCTGTTGCCACTTTTCCCCGGCCTGCACACGCATCAGCGCGCCATCGACGCCGGCCAGCGGATCGCCGGCTGCACTGTGCATTTCGTCACTGAAGGCATGGACGAAGGCCCGGTGATCGGCCAGGCGGCCGTGCCGGTGCTCACCGACGACACCGCCGACGCACTGGCGACGCGCGTGCTCACGATAGAGCACCGGCTCTATCCGCAGTCACTACGGCTGCTGGCGGAAGGCAAGGTACGGATGGAAAGCGGCAAGGCCGTTACCACGGCAAAGGCACCGGCTGCCGCCGGCCAGCAGATCTTGTCACTGCTCGGCGACGTCAGCCGGATCTAG
- the purM gene encoding phosphoribosylformylglycinamidine cyclo-ligase produces MSQSGKNGLTYSDAGVDIDAGNLLVEKIKPAVRSTRRPGADGEIGGFGGLFDLKAAGFTDPVLVAANDGVGTKLKIAIDADYHDTVGIDLVAMCVNDLVVQGAEPLFFLDYFATGKLDPDQGAAIVGGIAAGCRQAGCALIGGETAEMPGMYSDGDYDLAGFAVGAAERGQLLPSGDIAEGDVILGLASSGVHSNGFSLVRKIVDLSGLAWDAPAPFAEGKALGEALLTPTRIYVKPLLKAIRETHAIKALAHITGGGFPENIPRVLPKHLAAEIDLAAVKVPPVFSWLAKTGGVEAKEMLRTFNCGIGMIAVVAAENVDVVKAALEAEGESIVTLGRMIARDEGAAGTVYKGTLAI; encoded by the coding sequence ATGAGCCAGTCTGGAAAAAACGGTCTGACCTATAGCGACGCGGGCGTCGATATCGATGCCGGCAACCTGTTGGTCGAAAAGATCAAGCCCGCCGTGCGTTCGACGCGCCGGCCTGGCGCTGATGGCGAAATCGGCGGCTTCGGTGGCCTCTTCGATCTGAAGGCTGCTGGCTTCACCGATCCGGTGCTGGTTGCCGCCAATGACGGCGTCGGCACCAAGCTGAAGATCGCCATCGACGCGGACTATCACGACACCGTCGGCATCGACCTCGTCGCCATGTGCGTCAACGACCTCGTCGTCCAGGGTGCCGAACCGCTGTTCTTCCTCGATTACTTCGCCACTGGCAAGCTCGACCCCGACCAGGGTGCTGCGATCGTCGGCGGTATTGCGGCCGGCTGCCGCCAGGCGGGCTGCGCATTGATCGGTGGCGAGACGGCGGAAATGCCGGGCATGTATTCTGACGGCGATTACGATCTGGCCGGTTTCGCCGTGGGCGCCGCCGAGCGCGGCCAGCTCCTGCCGTCCGGCGATATTGCCGAGGGCGATGTCATTCTCGGCCTCGCCTCCTCCGGCGTTCATTCCAATGGCTTCTCGCTGGTCCGCAAGATCGTCGACCTCTCCGGCCTCGCCTGGGATGCGCCGGCGCCCTTCGCAGAAGGCAAAGCGCTCGGTGAAGCCCTGCTGACGCCGACGCGCATCTATGTGAAGCCGCTTCTGAAGGCGATCCGCGAGACCCATGCCATCAAGGCACTGGCCCATATCACCGGCGGCGGCTTTCCCGAAAACATTCCGCGCGTGCTGCCGAAGCATCTTGCCGCCGAGATCGATCTGGCCGCCGTCAAGGTGCCGCCGGTATTCTCGTGGCTCGCCAAGACCGGCGGTGTCGAGGCCAAGGAAATGCTGCGCACCTTCAATTGCGGCATCGGCATGATCGCCGTCGTCGCAGCCGAGAATGTCGACGTGGTCAAGGCGGCACTCGAGGCCGAAGGCGAATCCATCGTCACGCTCGGCCGCATGATCGCCCGCGACGAAGGCGCTGCCGGCACCGTCTACAAGGGTACGCTGGCAATATGA
- a CDS encoding AI-2E family transporter, with translation MKQQVSGTSLKRQVTFWLIVLGAFIVFLYLFSSILLPFIAGMSIAYFLDPVADRLERIGLSRLMATIVILVAFVLVFALALTIFIPIIINQFNDFVQHIPGYVQQLQQLIAKTQTMVLPDWIRSQIGVLKDNISNIMSDGLSFVGGLFAQIWSSGKALVNILSLMVITPVVAFYILLDWDRMIAKVDAWIPRDHVATVRQIATEIDQSIAGFIRGQGSLCIILGIYYGVGLSLVGLNFGLLIGLFAGMISFIPYVGSLVGLFIAVSVALVQFWPDYIWVGLTLAVFFTGQFLEGNVLQPKLVGESVGLHPVWLMFALFAFGALFGFVGLLIAVPAAAACGVLVRFALSRYLQSDLYFGHSEAGKAREAKAGNPEKN, from the coding sequence ATGAAGCAACAAGTCAGCGGGACAAGCCTCAAGCGTCAGGTCACCTTCTGGCTGATTGTGCTCGGCGCCTTCATTGTCTTTCTCTACCTGTTCAGCTCGATCCTCTTGCCCTTCATCGCCGGCATGTCGATCGCCTATTTTCTCGATCCGGTAGCGGACCGGCTGGAAAGGATCGGCCTCAGCCGCCTGATGGCGACGATCGTCATTCTGGTTGCCTTCGTGCTGGTCTTCGCTCTGGCGCTGACGATCTTCATCCCGATCATCATCAATCAGTTCAATGATTTCGTCCAGCATATACCGGGTTATGTGCAGCAGCTTCAGCAGTTGATCGCCAAGACGCAGACGATGGTGCTGCCAGACTGGATTCGCAGTCAGATCGGCGTCCTCAAGGACAATATCTCCAATATCATGTCGGACGGGCTGAGCTTTGTCGGTGGCCTCTTCGCGCAGATCTGGAGTTCCGGCAAGGCGCTGGTCAACATCCTTTCGCTGATGGTCATCACGCCCGTCGTTGCCTTCTATATATTGCTCGACTGGGATCGGATGATCGCCAAGGTCGATGCCTGGATACCGCGCGATCACGTCGCCACCGTCCGCCAGATTGCCACTGAGATCGATCAGTCGATCGCTGGCTTCATCCGTGGCCAGGGCTCGCTCTGCATCATTCTCGGCATCTATTATGGCGTCGGCCTTTCACTGGTCGGCCTGAATTTCGGCCTGTTGATCGGCCTCTTCGCCGGTATGATCAGCTTCATTCCCTATGTCGGCTCGCTGGTCGGCCTGTTCATCGCGGTCAGTGTCGCGCTGGTGCAGTTCTGGCCGGATTATATCTGGGTTGGCCTCACGCTCGCCGTCTTCTTCACCGGCCAGTTCCTGGAAGGCAATGTGCTCCAGCCCAAGCTGGTCGGCGAGAGTGTCGGCCTGCATCCGGTCTGGCTGATGTTCGCGCTTTTCGCCTTCGGCGCGCTTTTCGGTTTCGTCGGCCTGCTGATCGCCGTTCCGGCTGCTGCGGCCTGCGGCGTGCTTGTTCGCTTTGCTCTTTCGCGATACCTTCAAAGTGACCTTTATTTTGGACACTCGGAAGCCGGCAAGGCGCGCGAAGCCAAGGCCGGAAATCCTGAGAAAAACTAG